Proteins encoded by one window of Myripristis murdjan chromosome 1, fMyrMur1.1, whole genome shotgun sequence:
- the LOC115366056 gene encoding homeobox protein Nkx-2.3-like gives MLLGGLHFLDAAEQELDGMMLQSPLTSTPFSVKDILKLEQQQQQQQQQQQQQSGTLEHQHRAHTQPHLHPASPQQQQQQQQHFQTPPSCMLAGPRDSPSFSDGEDNLAYLSALAVREEDRGETSLSPDMYVHPGLAAKLEAELDEQENKSCGLASREEAGEGGQGDSERPVQKQRSRRRPRVLFSQAQVFELERRFKQQRYLSAPEREHLATTLKLTSTQVKIWFQNRRYKCKRQRQDKSLEAAGQHHPPPPRRVAVPVLVRDGKPCLGGAQTYTAAAPYGSNPYSYNGYPAYSYNSPAYNTNYSCTYTSIPALPPSNTPNAFMNMNLGNVSGLGGSSQTQTHQGTAVTPCQGSLQGIRAW, from the exons ATGTTACTCGGCGGGCTTCACTTCCTTGACGCTGCAGAGCAGGAGCTGGATGGCATGATGCTGCAGAGCCCGCTCACCTCCACGCCGTTTTCTGTCAAGGATATACTcaagctggagcagcagcagcagcagcagcagcagcagcagcagcagcagtccgGGACCCTGGAGCACCAGCACCGGGCCCACACCCAGCCCCACCTGCACCCAGCGTctccgcagcagcagcagcagcagcagcagcacttccAAACCCCGCCGTCCTGCATGCTCGCAGGGCCCCGGGACAGCCCCTCCTTCTCGGACGGCGAGGACAACCTGGCCTACCTCAGTGCGCTGGCGGTGCGGGAGGAGGACCGCGGAGAGACCAGCTTGTCCCCGGACATGTACGTCCATCCCGGGCTGGCAGCCAAGCTAGAGGCTGAGCTGGACGAGCAGGAGAACA AGAGCTGTGGGCTGGCGTCCCGGGAAGAGGCAGGGGAGGGCGGGCAGGGAGACTCGGAGAGGCCGGTGCAGAAGCAGAGGAGCCGGCGGAGACCCCGGGTGCTCTTCTCCCAGGCGCAGGTCTTCGAGCTGGAGCGGCGCTTCAAGCAGCAGCGCTACCTGTCCGCCCCGGAGCGGGAGCACCTGGCGACCACCCTCAAGCTCACCTCGACCCAGGTGAAGATCTGGTTTCAGAACCGGCGCTACAAGTGCAAGCGCCAGCGGCAGGACAAGTCCCTGGAGGCTGCGGGGCAGCATCACCCTCCGCCGCCCAGGCGCGTCGCGGTGCCAGTGCTGGTCCGGGACGGGAAGCCGTGCCTGGGCGGCGCGCAGACCTACACCGCCGCTGCACCGTATGGATCCAACCCTTACAGTTACAATGGATATCCGGCCTATTCTTACAACAGCCCCGCTTATAACACCAACTATAGCTGCACATACACCAGCATCCCCGCCCTTCCCCCGTCAAACACCCCCAACGCctttatgaacatgaacttgGGAAACGTCAGTGGCCTTGGAGGCTCTTCACAGACCCAAACACACCAAGGGACAGCCGTCACACCTTGCCAAGGCTCCCTGCAGGGGATCCGGGCGTGGTAG